The segment CTGCGTGGTCGTTCAGGCCGTCAGGGGGACAACGGTTCGTCCCGCTTCTACCTGTCCATGGAAGATGCGCTGATGCGTATTTTCGCCTCGGATCGCGTAACGAATATGATGCGTAAGCTGGGTATGAAGCCTGGTGAAGCGATTGAACATCCCTGGGTGACCAAAGCGATTGCTAACGCCCAGCGCAAGGTGGAAAGCCGCAACTTCGACATCCGTAAGCAGCTGCTGGAATATGATGATGTCGCCAACGATCAGCGTCGGGCTATCTACAGCCAGCGTAACGAACTGCTGGACGTGTCCGACGTGTCTGAAACCATCGCCAGCATCCGTGACGATGTCTTCAAAACCACCATCGACACCTTTATTCCCCCTCAGTCGCTTGAAGAGATGTGGGACGTCACCGGTCTGGAAGAGCGTCTGAAAAATGACTTCGACCTGCACATGCCAGTGGCAGAGTGGCTGGATAAAGAGCCTGAGCTGCATGAAGAGACCCTGCGCGAGCGGATCATGGAGCAGGCTAAAGCGCAGTACCTGCTGAAAGAAGAGGTTGTCGGTCTTGAAATGATGCGCAGCTTTGAAAAAGGGGTGATGTTGCAGACGCTGGATTCCCTGTGGAAAGAGCATCTGGCCGCGATGGACTATCTGCGTCAGGGTATTCATCTGCGTGGCTACGCCCAGAAGGATCCTAAGCAGGAGTACAAGCGCGAATCCTTTGCGATGTTTGCCGCGATGCTGGAATCACTGAAATATGAAGTGATCAGCACCCTCTGCAAGGTTCAGGTGCGCATGCCGGAAGAAGTGGAAGCGATGGAGGAGCAACGCCGTGAAGAAGCGGAGCGTCTTGCTCAGCAGCAGCAGTTAAGCCACGTTGAAACCGAAACCGAGGCCGCGATTGAACTGGCCGATCAGACAGGCGACCGCAAAGTAGGGCGTAACGATCTTTGCCCGTGCGGATCGGGTAAAAAATACAAACAGTGTCATGGCCGTCTTGCCTGATCCTGATTGAATATAAATGGCACCCAGCCTTTAGGTGGGTGCCATTTTTTTTACTTTTTTACGCGGGCTATGACAGCTATTTGCAGGGAGCCGCTTCCGTTAATGAACGTTCGCCAATATATGTCCAGTAACTGTTACTTTGTTTACCACGAGGGAAATTTGTATTTCTCCAGGAATCACTCTTTGCTGCTTTAAAATAGCGTACGTTTTCCAGAAAATAGCCTCTTTCATCGCGTATCTGCCAGGTCTGGTAATTATTCTGCAAATCCAAAGGACGAAATGAACCATTTACCTTACGTGCGCGATTTGCATCTAAAATTTTCTTTGTACCCAGACTAACTAGTTGAACCTTACTGCCACTGTCAAATTTGTCTATCCGCCAGAATTGATAGGCACCGTTGTTCCACCCTTTAGTATAGATGTCGCCATTTGATGAGCCATCTAATACTTTTCCAGTTTTATTATGCGTTATTTTGTAATGAGCATGCCCAACTTTATTTGTATAGAGGTATTGGATACGCCAGCGTTGCCATGGATTAAAGATATTGGTTGAATTGGTGTATACCTCACCCTTAGCGTTAGCGTCCAGCGCATTACCTGTAGCAAGCTGTTCCAGATAATAGACTTTATCTTTATCGCCGAGAAAATTGGTTTTAACAATTTTCCCTACGGGGACTTTTTGTCCCGGCGAGTAACATTTCTCAGGCGCTGCAGGTACGGCCATTTTCTGACGCTTAACGAATTCTTTAGCTACTCTGTTTTCAACTTTATAGGAGGTAACCTGAAACTCTGTAGGTGATGCTTTGAGCAAATCGAAATAGCCTGCATATAATGCACCCGTAGTATAAACCGGGATATCCCCAAAAACAGGGTGCTTTTCAACATGGGGGGAATGCGTATGGCCGACAAATATGGCAGAAACTTTATATTCCTTCATCATGGCTTTCAACATCGCTTTTTCATGATCGTAAGCCTTATCAATCCACTCCAGCGCATGAAAGTTAATGAATATATTGTCTACTCCACGTTTCCGGGCCAGCTCCAAATCATGACGTAGCCAGGTGAAAGATTTGGTAACGTTAGTAACATTTGTATTCATTAAATCGTTTAGCCAGACTCGATAGTTTGGTGCAAGGTGGAGCTGGACGAAATGGTTAATGACCCTGGAGTCGCCGCCTGAGTCCCATGAGTAGGCAAGACTGCCATAAGTGGTATATTTGTCAAAACCTACAAGATCCCGGCTAAAATTTTTCAGTTTTTTGGCGTAATTACCCTGCTCACGTTTTATGGTATCCGCCATAAAGTGAGCACACTCATTAGGATTAAGCCACGCGTCCCTTGCCCCACGGCAGTCATTATAATTCCTTTCATAATCGTGATTCCCCAGACCAAGATAAAAGGGGAATTTTAATCCGTTATAAACCTTACGAAAGGAATTAAGCTGGTTATGTCGGCCAAACTCTGTAATGTCACCATTGATGATTCCGAATTGTGGCCTTACCGTTGCCGATAGCGTGTTAATACCATAAACAACATTATGATTAAAACTTTCCCATTTTGGTGTTGTATTTGAACTATTAGGATCGGGGGAGCCGGGTCCCTGGCCCATTCGCCATGCCTGTGGATCGGCCATAACAATATAATTTGATTCTTTTAACTCGGCCGTTCCAAAACTTGCATGGGCACTCATGTGAAATGAGGCTGCTGATACTAATATAGCTAATATCATTTTTTGTGATTTAATTAAATGCATACTGATATGTCCAAAGGTTAGTTTGAATAAATTTGAAGTTTTTTTGAATTTATAAAACGACAGGCTACTGGTGAAATTAAAACAATCAGGGCTGTGTTTTCTCATTCATTTTTTTAAAAACCTGATGCAGATGTATTTTTACTTTTGTAGGGGTGTATGACAATGATAATCGCCTTAAGTTACTTAAGCTGCTCTATGGTGCGTAATGATTGATTTATTTCGGGGAGGACTGCGGGGTTAAGTCAGAATTTCTATCTATTTTCTTAAGTGAGCTGGACTATAAGAAGTGGTAGTGATGAAAATAATGGGTTATCCTTTATGTGTTAGTTAAATTGAGGGGAGTAATGAAAATGAAATATTTACAGGTTGTTGTGGGAATTATTAAAGATAAGGCCGGCATGATATTTATTGCTCAGCGTTCAGCGGATTCACACATGGCCAATATGTGGGAGTTTCCCGGAGGGAAAATAGAGGTGGGCGAGACGCCTGAACAGGCGCTAAGCCGTGAACTGATGGAAGAAACGGGTATTTGCGTGGAAAATGCTACCGCCTATGATACTGCCGTTCATGCGGACAATAATCTGCATGTCACTCTGCATTTCTATATTGTCGATCGGTGGCAGGGAACCCCTTATGGCCGTGAAGGTCAGCCGGTTCGCTGGCTGACAGCCGATAAATTACAGGCAGATGAATTTCCACCGGCCAATAAGCCCATTGTTACCCGCCTGCAGGCGGAGGCTATTCAGCAAACTGAATAACCTCATCAGTTATCATGGACCTTAAGTGAAAACCCTGCGTTTTCGGCCCTTAATGTTCATACGGTGGAAGCGAGTCTTCGCTCCAGTCTTCACTTTCGGAGATGCCACCGCCGCTGGCGATACGTTTCTCTTCTGCCGCCCACTCACCCAGATCAATGAGCTGGCAGCGCTTGCTGCAGAAGGGGCGCCACGGGCTTAAATCGTCCCAGATCACCTCTTTGGCACAGGTCGGACAGTTAACGCTGATAACTTCATCTTTATTCATTTGTCAGAACCTCAACAACAGGCGAGTTCAAAATCGAGCCGTGCCGGAACTTCGCCATTTTCACTGTCGAGCGGCAGGAAGCGGATTGCGAAACGACTTTTATGGCCGGAAACCTGAGGATAGAGCGACTCCTCTAACGCCAGCTGCAGACGCAACAGTTCAGCGCCTTCCGCGTTATCCTGGTAAAAACCGTTCAGGCTGGTTTGATTACGGAAACTGCCCGACTGACGAATCAGATCGAGTATCAGCATAAGCGCATCGCGGATCGGACTCAGCGATGCCATCCATATCCCCACCTGAGCATCACGCACAGGTTGTTCCAGGTGCAGCCAGATATGCAGAGTAGGAAGATCAAAGCTACAGCAGCCGCCCGGTATGCTCTGGCGTTGGCGAATCAGCCCGATAAGCCGGTCGTCGCGCAGCAGCTGACCCATTCGTGGCGCAGCCATCAGCACGGTTGACCGCATCTTCAGACGCTCGCGCAGCGCGTTGACCCGCTCCATATCAACGCCGGGAACGTCGGCCCAGGCCTGTAGCTTTTGCTGCTGCTTTTCCAGCTCCTTGATGATTTCGGTGCGCAGCTCTCCGCGCTCAAAGACGTCCAGCAGCTCCGACGCATTGCGAAAGAACGTCAGGGCGCCATGATGATCGGTAATGGTCTGACTTTGCTCCAGCTGCTGGATGAGAAACTCTATACGCAGCCACGTGCGCATTTTTTCGTTTAACGGATACTCAAATAAAACGGTTGTGCTCATACTGTTAATCCTGGTGTGTTGCCTGTGCCAGCTGCCTGTAGCGCCGATCGAGAAGGGCAACGCGGGCGGCCACTGCATCGGGCGAACCGCCGTTATCTATAATGTCATCTGCCACGGCAAGCCGCATGTCGCGAGTCGCCTGAGCAGCAAGAATATGTTCAGCCTGTTCACGGGTAATCCCGTCTCTGTGCATGGTGCGTGCAAGCTGAGTGTCGCGATCGACGTCCACGACCAGCACCCGGTTTGCCAGGTGCTGCAAATTATTTTCGACCAGAAGCGGTACCACCCACAGGCACCATTCTGACTGAGCTTCGCCAAGCTGGCGGCGGGTCTCAGCCTGAATAAGCGGGTGCAGCAGCGCGTTAAGCCAGGCTTTATCACCGGGTGTGCTGAAAATACGTTCGCGCAGCGCGGCACGGTTAAGTGAACCGTCCTGCTGAATCACTTCCCCACCAAATTTCTGCTGGATGGCCACCAGTGCCGCCTGTCCGGGTTCGACGACCTGCCGGGCAATGACGTCAGCATCCACGATATCCACTCCCCTTGCGGCAAACGCATGGGCAACGGTCGATTTGCCACTGCCAATCCCACCGGTAAGGGCAACAGTATAGCGCATAAGGCTTACCTCCCATGGCTTCAGCGTCGCGGGCTGCTAATGCATTAGAAACTCAACGCGACGCCGGGCCAAAACTGCGGCACGGATCACATGACGGGGTTTTGGATAAATTTAGGGGATTGTAGCGTAAATAAAGCTGTTTTCGCAGTCTTGTCGTGGCGTTTTTAGCGCGTATGATAGCGTCACTGGAGCTGGTAGCAGCACCCAATCGACAGATTGCGCCATCAACCAGGAAACATCTCATGCGTATTGAAGAAGATATCAAGTTAGGCTTTAAGGATGTGCTGATCCGTCCTAAACGATCCACCCTCAAAAGCCGCTCTCAGGTCGAGCTAACCCGTCAGTTTACCTTTAAACATTCCGGTGTTGCCTGGTCGGGCGTGCCGATTATCGCTGCGAATATGGATACCGTTGGTACCTTCAGCATGGCGGAAGCGCTGGCATCCTTTGACGTTCTGACCGCGGTTCATAAGCATTACAGCGTGGAGCAGTGGCAGGCGTTTGTCTCTCGCGTGCCTGATAACGTACTACGCCATGTGATGGTTTCAACAGGCACCTCTGATGCGGATTTTCTCAAGCTACAGCAGATTCTGGCGCTTTCACCGCTGCTGAACTTTATCTGTATTGATGTCGCGAACGGCTACTCAGAGCATTTTGTTGAGTTCCTGAAGCGTGCGCGTGAAGCCTGCCCCGATAAAACTATCTGTGCGGGTAACGTTGTTACCGGTGAAATGGTTGAGGAACTTATCCTCTCCGGTGCGGATATCGTCAAGGTGGGCATCGGGCCAGGGTCCGTCTGTACCACGCGGGTCAAAACGGGCGTGGGCTATCCTCAACTCTCCGCCGTGATTGAGTGTGCGGATGCGGCGCACGGCCTGGGCGGACAGATCGTCAGCGATGGCGGCTGTTCCGTTCCGGGAGACGTCGCTAAGGCGTTTGGCGGCGGAGCCGATTTTGTGATGCTCGGTGGCATGCTGGCCGCGCACGATGAGTGTGAAGGCACGGTTGTCGAAGAGAATGGCGAGCAGTTTATGCTGTTCTACGGCATGAGCTCCGAGTCGGCGATGAAACGCCACGTAGGCGGTGTGGCAGGTTACCGCGCAGCAGAGGGTAAAACCGTCAGGCTCCCGGTGCGAGGCCCGGTTGAGTACACCGCCCGGGATATCCTGGGGGGGCTGCGCTCCGCCTGTACCTATGTAGGGGCTGAACGTCTGAAGGAACTGACTAAGCGCACGACCTTTATCCGCGTCGCCGAGCAGGAAAACCAGGTGTTTAACCGCTAAATCTGGTGGGCAATCCAGCCACTGCTGATATAGCCGTTACCTCTGGCCTGTCTGATATTCCCGCCGCCGACGGCGGCGGGAATATGGTTTATCTGCTCGCCTTAGCCGTATTTTACGTTCACTCACGTCCTACGCCCTACGCCCCACGTCTTACGCCCCACGTCTTACGCTCCATTCCTTACACCCCATGCCTTACACCTCACGCCTCATGCTCCATGCCTTACACCCCATGCCTTACACCTCACGCCTCATGCTCCATGCCTTACACCCCACACTATATGCCTCACACCCATGCCCACCCTCATTCTGACCCTGTACTATCCCAACGCATCCCCGAGATTAAACACGGGCAGATACATGGCAATAACCAGCGTCCCCACTATCGCGCCGGTTACGATCATCATCAGGGGTTCAAGTGAAGCAGCCAGCGTATCTGCCAGCTCCTGAGTCGACTGTTCATGAAAATTCGCCAGCCGGGTCAACAGGCTGTCCAGCGATCCTGCTTCTTCGCCTACCTTAATAAGCTGGTAACAGAGCGGAGTGAAGAGAGAGTGCTGCTGTAATGCCTGATTGAGCGGCAGTCCTGAGGAGATATGCTGTTGGATGCCGATGATAGCCTCGCGCCAGAGACGGTGATTCAGGGAGTGTTCCACCGCCTGCAGGCTTTGCAGTAGCGTCAGGCCAGCCTGCTGGGTGAGCGACAGGATGGTAAATATTTTACTGAGCTGGCCGCCCCGATAGAGCCTGCCGGTCAGCGGAATTTTCAGGAGGATCCGCTGAAGGCCCGTCTGCAAGGCAGGCGAGCGGCGGCTGTACCACTTCCAGCAAGCCGCGCCTAACAGGGGCAGGGGGATAAACAGCGCCCCAAAATGTCGGAGCCAGTCCGAAAGCGCGATTACCGCAGCGGTGAACCCCGGCAGCGGCGCATCAAATGCCTGGTAGACGGAGACGAACTCAGGCAGTACCCACACCAGCATTCCCAGGCTGACCAGTAGCGCAACGGCAAGAATAAACAGCGGATAGCGCAGTGCTTTAGCCACTTTTTTTTGCAGCTGCTGCTGCCTCTCCTGTTGCAGTGCCAGCTGGAGACAACACTCGTCCAGCTGGCCGGTCATCTCTCCCACTTTCATCAGGGCAGGGCAGAGCGCGGGAAACACGTCCGGCCAGAGCGCCAGTACGTCCGAAAAGGGCATCCCTTCTGATACGCGCTGCCGTATATGAACGAGCAGCGCGCACCACCCGGCCTCGGCATGGCCGTCCGCAATCAGATTCAGACTGTCCGACAGCGTCAGCCCTGCTTTCAGCAGCGTAGCAAGCTGCCGGTAAAAGCTGGTTTTATGCTGCCACTTCCAGTCTCTGGCACGATAACGACGCCCGGAGGAGAGCCAGAACGGCTGATAGTTTTTTGCGACCAGCAAATCCATCACCTCCTGTCTGGAGTGACAGAAGAAAGCGCCGCGCGTCATTTTTCCCTC is part of the Erwinia sp. HDF1-3R genome and harbors:
- a CDS encoding metallophosphoesterase, whose protein sequence is MRKHSPDCFNFTSSLSFYKFKKTSNLFKLTFGHISMHLIKSQKMILAILVSAASFHMSAHASFGTAELKESNYIVMADPQAWRMGQGPGSPDPNSSNTTPKWESFNHNVVYGINTLSATVRPQFGIINGDITEFGRHNQLNSFRKVYNGLKFPFYLGLGNHDYERNYNDCRGARDAWLNPNECAHFMADTIKREQGNYAKKLKNFSRDLVGFDKYTTYGSLAYSWDSGGDSRVINHFVQLHLAPNYRVWLNDLMNTNVTNVTKSFTWLRHDLELARKRGVDNIFINFHALEWIDKAYDHEKAMLKAMMKEYKVSAIFVGHTHSPHVEKHPVFGDIPVYTTGALYAGYFDLLKASPTEFQVTSYKVENRVAKEFVKRQKMAVPAAPEKCYSPGQKVPVGKIVKTNFLGDKDKVYYLEQLATGNALDANAKGEVYTNSTNIFNPWQRWRIQYLYTNKVGHAHYKITHNKTGKVLDGSSNGDIYTKGWNNGAYQFWRIDKFDSGSKVQLVSLGTKKILDANRARKVNGSFRPLDLQNNYQTWQIRDERGYFLENVRYFKAAKSDSWRNTNFPRGKQSNSYWTYIGERSLTEAAPCK
- the mutT gene encoding 8-oxo-dGTP diphosphatase MutT, coding for MKYLQVVVGIIKDKAGMIFIAQRSADSHMANMWEFPGGKIEVGETPEQALSRELMEETGICVENATAYDTAVHADNNLHVTLHFYIVDRWQGTPYGREGQPVRWLTADKLQADEFPPANKPIVTRLQAEAIQQTE
- the yacG gene encoding DNA gyrase inhibitor YacG; the protein is MNKDEVISVNCPTCAKEVIWDDLSPWRPFCSKRCQLIDLGEWAAEEKRIASGGGISESEDWSEDSLPPYEH
- the zapD gene encoding cell division protein ZapD encodes the protein MSTTVLFEYPLNEKMRTWLRIEFLIQQLEQSQTITDHHGALTFFRNASELLDVFERGELRTEIIKELEKQQQKLQAWADVPGVDMERVNALRERLKMRSTVLMAAPRMGQLLRDDRLIGLIRQRQSIPGGCCSFDLPTLHIWLHLEQPVRDAQVGIWMASLSPIRDALMLILDLIRQSGSFRNQTSLNGFYQDNAEGAELLRLQLALEESLYPQVSGHKSRFAIRFLPLDSENGEVPARLDFELACC
- the coaE gene encoding dephospho-CoA kinase (Dephospho-CoA kinase (CoaE) performs the final step in coenzyme A biosynthesis.) encodes the protein MRYTVALTGGIGSGKSTVAHAFAARGVDIVDADVIARQVVEPGQAALVAIQQKFGGEVIQQDGSLNRAALRERIFSTPGDKAWLNALLHPLIQAETRRQLGEAQSEWCLWVVPLLVENNLQHLANRVLVVDVDRDTQLARTMHRDGITREQAEHILAAQATRDMRLAVADDIIDNGGSPDAVAARVALLDRRYRQLAQATHQD
- a CDS encoding GMP reductase; this encodes MRIEEDIKLGFKDVLIRPKRSTLKSRSQVELTRQFTFKHSGVAWSGVPIIAANMDTVGTFSMAEALASFDVLTAVHKHYSVEQWQAFVSRVPDNVLRHVMVSTGTSDADFLKLQQILALSPLLNFICIDVANGYSEHFVEFLKRAREACPDKTICAGNVVTGEMVEELILSGADIVKVGIGPGSVCTTRVKTGVGYPQLSAVIECADAAHGLGGQIVSDGGCSVPGDVAKAFGGGADFVMLGGMLAAHDECEGTVVEENGEQFMLFYGMSSESAMKRHVGGVAGYRAAEGKTVRLPVRGPVEYTARDILGGLRSACTYVGAERLKELTKRTTFIRVAEQENQVFNR
- the hofC gene encoding protein transport protein HofC, with protein sequence MADRQLFRWQALDEEGKMTRGAFFCHSRQEVMDLLVAKNYQPFWLSSGRRYRARDWKWQHKTSFYRQLATLLKAGLTLSDSLNLIADGHAEAGWCALLVHIRQRVSEGMPFSDVLALWPDVFPALCPALMKVGEMTGQLDECCLQLALQQERQQQLQKKVAKALRYPLFILAVALLVSLGMLVWVLPEFVSVYQAFDAPLPGFTAAVIALSDWLRHFGALFIPLPLLGAACWKWYSRRSPALQTGLQRILLKIPLTGRLYRGGQLSKIFTILSLTQQAGLTLLQSLQAVEHSLNHRLWREAIIGIQQHISSGLPLNQALQQHSLFTPLCYQLIKVGEEAGSLDSLLTRLANFHEQSTQELADTLAASLEPLMMIVTGAIVGTLVIAMYLPVFNLGDALG